In Vibrio sp. NTOU-M3, the following proteins share a genomic window:
- the pepT gene encoding peptidase T, translated as MDIVERFINYTEINTTTDRAKGAAGIMPSSPGQMVLAQKLADELATLGLEQVNVAETAIVTATLPSNMDKDAPIVSFFAHLDTSAEQSADTKAQIKPHNSDAICLNKAQGIYLTEEAFPELAQYRGEDIIVTDGTSLLGADDKAAIAAIMDAMQHFYNNPQEPHGTVKVAFVPDEEQGLRGAKAFDVEAFGADFGFTLDCCGIGEFVCENWNAGNVVVTFTGQSAHPMSAKGKLKNSLLMAHKFVAMLPPGEAPEYTEGREGYYWVKELKGNSAKTVLNMDVRDFSIQGYQKRMAFLQQLAESCNDLWGGGVDIALSDRYENVANSLQGETAYVVEIAEQAYAKNNIAMKRVPMRGGYDGAVLSQKGLPCPNLFTGAHNFHSIYEYLPVKSLRAASDVVKDIIRITSEK; from the coding sequence ATGGATATCGTAGAACGATTCATCAACTATACCGAAATCAATACCACGACGGATCGTGCTAAAGGAGCGGCGGGCATTATGCCCTCCTCTCCGGGGCAGATGGTACTGGCACAAAAACTGGCTGATGAACTGGCCACGCTAGGATTGGAGCAGGTGAATGTCGCTGAAACTGCGATTGTTACCGCGACCTTGCCATCGAATATGGACAAAGACGCGCCGATTGTTTCGTTTTTTGCGCACCTAGATACCAGTGCAGAACAAAGTGCCGATACCAAGGCGCAAATCAAGCCTCACAACAGTGATGCGATTTGTTTAAACAAGGCGCAGGGCATTTACCTGACAGAAGAAGCCTTCCCTGAACTCGCCCAATACCGAGGCGAGGATATTATTGTCACTGATGGTACCAGCTTGCTTGGTGCAGATGATAAAGCCGCCATTGCCGCGATCATGGACGCCATGCAGCACTTTTACAATAACCCGCAAGAGCCACATGGCACCGTGAAGGTGGCATTTGTCCCTGATGAAGAGCAAGGGCTACGTGGAGCAAAAGCGTTTGATGTGGAAGCGTTTGGTGCAGATTTTGGTTTTACCCTCGATTGCTGTGGCATCGGTGAATTTGTTTGTGAGAACTGGAATGCGGGCAATGTCGTTGTGACCTTTACTGGTCAATCTGCGCACCCGATGTCAGCCAAAGGTAAGCTTAAAAACTCACTGCTCATGGCTCATAAATTTGTCGCAATGCTGCCTCCGGGTGAAGCGCCGGAATATACTGAAGGCCGGGAAGGGTATTACTGGGTCAAAGAGCTTAAAGGCAATAGTGCGAAAACCGTGCTGAATATGGATGTGCGTGATTTTTCTATTCAGGGCTACCAGAAACGCATGGCCTTTTTACAGCAATTGGCTGAAAGTTGTAATGATCTTTGGGGCGGTGGCGTCGACATTGCGTTGAGTGACCGTTATGAAAATGTCGCGAATAGCTTACAGGGTGAAACGGCTTACGTGGTCGAGATCGCTGAACAAGCGTATGCGAAAAATAATATTGCGATGAAGCGCGTCCCGATGCGTGGTGGTTATGATGGTGCTGTCTTATCGCAGAAAGGATTGCCGTGCCCTAACTTGTTTACTGGCGCACACAACTTCCACTCGATTTATGAATATTTACCAGTGAAATCACTGCGTGCGGCGAGCGATGTTGTTAAAGA